The following DNA comes from Metopolophium dirhodum isolate CAU chromosome 8, ASM1992520v1, whole genome shotgun sequence.
gtatcgAATTACGTGATTATAATTCACTAGATCAAACCTTGGCATTCCaccaaaaaaactaattatcCCTCAATTGTCTGTGAACACCTACGCGTTGGCtcaatttaatgaaaaacattTTGAGGAAATGTAGGTATtcgattttatgtataaataattaattacttaaatattaatttaataattaattaattaaatattaattataataataaaagacacTTGAGCTTTGCTTATATTTTGTtggatttgaaaattaaattaactaacgGTTCTGTGAACTTATAGATTCGTGTATTAAAATTTGACTTAAATAATGTGATATTTAGAaactaattagtataataaatagtgaAATTTACCCTGACTATGTGCAATGCAACACCTTGTTGTTCAAAGTgcccaataaaatttgaatactttGAGAGACTCAAATTCATGATTCTtgcaacaaaaacaaattttgacgCAATATAACCTTGTCTatctttttctaaatttattttatttgcaagAGATTTCGTCGTTGAATATATCGCCAGGGCATCCCGAACATAACGCAACGAAGTTCGGATTTCCATTCCACTCTTATCGAGTTCCTCCAATGTGTCGATCTCTTTATGACTGGTTTCTGTGCTCAACTTGGTCACCATTGATGCCTGAAATAAGATGACGATAACGAAACAAGCCACTGAACATGATACGAAAAATATACGCCCAGCCACATGTTTTGGCAAACTACAAACGCCCATGCCCAAAACAACCTGAAACACACATTTATAAAATCAGCGACaacgttattaaattttttttcatttttttttttttacctgaagGCTAGTCATAAACGGATCGGATATTTTCCGTCCGCCAGACAAATTCAATTTGTTAAAAATCTGAAAAGACTTGGTCATCAACGCGTACGTGACAGCTACACACAGCCAAACTTCAACGGTGAAAGTCATCCACAGTATCTGCAGTCTTGTCAGCGTTTCGGCTTTGGGCACGATAAAACATATGAAATCCAAACCGTTGTTTCGGGTGTAGTGATACGGCTTGTGGATCATCGGATCGTTCAGGAAACGGCTGTTGAAAGACACGTCTGCCCGGTCGTAAACAACCTCGCCCAGTACACCCGTGTACGATCCGTTTATTAACCTACAATGTTGAacgtaataaaaacattgtaaaattgatttttaaacgtgttaaaacaaatacaatattttataataaattacacgtCATTTCGTTGATTACTGACtcaattaataagtaataaacacGTATATTATTCGTTTTCGGTACAACGAAAACCATTATATGGCACAATTATATGCGTGAGTATTATAGGCAGGCCTGCAGACGAGAAAAGTGTGGTATGGGGTATTTCCCCCGGGCTCGGAAATTTGGGACTTCCTACttagtttttttaaactaaaaaaacaattgaaaataacGATTTGATGACCGCAGCGGACATTTACTCATAACAGTTATCTGGCAATGTTAATGATAGGTGATCAAAAATAGTGGGGCCCCCAAGGTATTACGCCCGGGCCCGGtaataggtatgatattatattattgttatattaatatcgttCGTTATAGGtagatattcaatattaattattattgtactaaagCAACAAACCTTTCTCCAAACGCGGACCCCGAATGATcggaaaaaaaagatattttgagAGCGAAATTCATTCTTTTTGAAAACGCCTGCAATGTATTCCAGTCCGGCCCAGTCCACTCACCATCGTGAAATATAATGGACGGCATCCTCGGAAATATAACTACTCGTAGTGGATATTGTTTCACGTTTTTTATGCCGTAGTTCAATTTGCGAACTGTAGCGTATTTGTAAAACTTGTCATTGAATATCCTTAGAACTTTCAATTTGTTTAAACTCAACAAGGAAATCTTAAAAACTTTGAAAGTTTCCCAAATACGTTTGATATGCGgccatattattttagttttcaatttgtttttactgACTATTAAATAGGTCTTGGTGGTATGCCAAAATCGACGGTCGTAAATgctttcatcaaaaaaaaatgtttcatctTCGATAAAGATAATGTTATAGTCACTCAATGATGCATATCCGACTAGTGTACTATGTACATAAAATGTCGAATGAAACGATCTGAAACAAACGTTAAAGTAATGGTTATCAAttaaaacaataggtatattattataatgataagttataatatacgtattttataccTAAATGAATAACGATGTTACCGacagttatattatgatattgaataaattatcgTCGATAGTTAAAAAGTTTACGAAATTTAGTAAGCTGTAAGATTTATCATCAATATTACCTTTGTAAAACTTTGTAGAACGATGAAGCAGACTTTTCAGCCAGCAGTACAACATGCGTTCCGGTTAAACGATCACAGTAATgatgagaaatattttttaaaaactgttcaCTGATCttgatatcataattattattgtctatgttGATTGCTCCATTACttgaccataataatatcagaacacaaaacaatatttggAAGTACATGCTATAGatgtagtatatttttataaccacCATATTAGATATCAGTGCCTACTGAAAAGTTCCacaaattacaagttacaaaaactaaaatatttgtaagaCATTGAAACCTGTCAACTGTGAAGTATGTGCAAAtctatttcatatataatatggaatgtgaggttttttatatttgcattttgtGCTACTCGTaacaaatgaattaataattaaaatgtgtcATATACTTTTGACGAACATattacatgtaataatattgtatcacaCCACTCAACAAGGAACCTTTAAAATTATggaatttaaaagtatttaaaaatacgtcATTTTCATAGCTGTAGAACTTTTGTTAAACAATAAACCATTACATTTGTatcttacaataattaataatttaatcattgtACACGGCAAACAGTCCAACAAtgagaacaaaatatataacaattgttTGAAATTTTGTAGTAGTTATCATCtaaatgatataggtatattatgtattaatacttTGTTACACAgtggaatattatttatttagatgttTGTACTATTTTCATAatcttacaaattattattttttatcacacagtatattataatattaatatttatatattactagctaACCCGGCGCAATGCTTCGTTATCAATAGACTTCAGAataatctaactatataaatgtgaaataaaaatctccctacaggctaaactctggaactacttatcagatcttcttgatttttgTTAACAAAAGAGTATATTACGGAGAAAAatcttatgaaagaaaattttacgaaaatccaccggaaaagtaggaagTCTGGATGTCGAAAATAGAACAGTGGCGcaatctgtccagaaaaaataaactaaataataaaaaatgtagtttattgttgcaaattaaaataataatagtgtattatatattggttgctattggttaattgggcatgtttgttgatttgtattattatttttcgtcaatatattatatataaatgaatgtttgtggatagattagacctctggaagAAGATGggctaaattaaaaatggttaaatttgatttttttttattcatcggatttttgtacggttaggttaagttaggattttgtattaattatttaattgattatattaatccacggtaggtggaattaagtaaaaacgcaaacttggtataactttgatactttagaggtcaattatacacttacgtaaaACAGCaaggggtccgcgatctaccgcaggttgcctacctgataatataggtactgctgcgaatcagaatttttattccgggcaacagaaaagttaagataaattttgaacaccatacaccaaatattaaataacgaattgaacaaagtttgagtcatatagagttggtacatttaacgggcaacgaagtgcacgggatcagccagtataatataatatactgtaagataatatactatttatttaggtttgataaattacaatttacaataggtaattttttaaaacgtattctgtgacgcagtcgacccgagttcgattcctcggccatgggcggcatttttcttcggataagtcacggtgtccggagaacaagtgccgccatcccccacccgggcatggcagatacctacaggtgcccacttgaaaatctgccaaaaactacacacacgtgtttaccaaccaacagtatcctcccctacaaataaacaaacaaacagctaatggccatagttgccgggcttaatgaccaattgaaaaaaaaaaataaaaataaatgtacttaatacttgtatgtacataataataaataatatatacatttttattataaatcaaaaataaaaaacaaaaatccaaataataacattgtcaTAAAACCTTTAGGCTCTAATGTTTAATGGTGTACCTAACCATAATACATCTaagataataactaattaaaaacaacatagatactatataattttgtatagcaTACTCTATACATATATGTTTTACTTCATTAAATTACGCaatctattgtaataatatcaaattattcatCCTgattattgaatacatttttttttcttataatatgtcTACCGGGTAAATGTCATGTGGCTTAGGTATgtgtttattaactattttgttctaaaaaataaagCCCGCCATACTTTCTTCGATGGTGCAATCATGGAATCATAGAAATGAAACTTATAACATCTTGAATAATATCACATGTGCCAAGTccagttttctttttttcttcaaaacaaTTTAGGTACTATCATAAGCCATACAGGATATACAAAGCCCCATAGGACCATAATATCAACGCaggaattattatgataaaatggtGTATTGCTGTTATACGTCTGAAAGCAATGGTAAAGTATCGCATTCAAATAAGCGTTTATGTGCGTTAAAACCGTTCTAACCTTCAATGTTTTTATGGTATTTATGGAATTTTTTCTCATACACTCGATAAAACTACCGACAAAATCTAAAAAGTGAACTTCTTTATCTAACGAACTTTATATTGTAGTAGctaaataaaagattttaatacttgacattttttgattttttcgacTAAAATCTCTacagaaatgtattttaatcctTACATTAAAATTCTTTGGTTTAAAATCTATtatacgttaaaaaatataaattttcgattaataagataataaaagttCACATACTGAATTTTTGAAATTCTCAGTTATAATTGTCTCAccgtcaacataatattttattcttttattctaattactattatttagatattattttggacaattattattaattattactgtacATTCAAGAGccacataattaataaaattcataaaattgtttggtTAACTTgcgatcaaaaataaaataaaaatatttacctatttatttttgtgttttaaatattttaatggcaaatttatgtaaacatatttaactttttcattttatttaataattaaagccAATCGACATTTACACTCTAGtgaacattaattaaaaattaaattaaattttaaaatatttatttttataattcatactaCCTAAGtaagtttttaaatagttgGGTGATTTTTAAAGTTATCGCGAGAAATGTTACATTAAGCTATTAGTAACGTCGTATTGATTACCTGcattactataaaatacattttaatcaatatCGTTAGGTATATTTACTACTTATCATAgtaaagtatttaagtaatatttataacttataagtaggtacttaaaagtattattatttgattttttataattatttatattattttacagaataTGGTACAGCATTTATATCTGAAACCTGTTGACATACGCGATACACGGGAAGTCTAGACAGTGTCTTGCATGACAGCGTAATATGACCCTGATTCCtacttataactataaaaattagaaataatattgaataggtaattaatttccGGTACCAGCTTAggcactttatataatataaaaatatagtgtgtaggtacctatcttaaAATGTAGGATTTTAAATCGTTATcgtgtgattatattattttgaaaaaatttaaaatgtatttgagtaTAATTAACCTTCAGCtatgatgtataataaaaactttcatAAATCACACTGACATTGATTATAATACTAacgtttagaatatttatttaattttccatattctgtacagataaaatattatgtaggcaatTTACTCATCtcataataggtataccatGTACAACATAGCTTAACAatgcatttacatattattatgatatgatatacACTATTTACATCTGATGATTACATAATTCATACGAAATAAACCATCTagaatttataaactttaaatcatggcttgaaaccggttaccGGGTTTTAACGGAAACCAATTACCACGACCAATTTTGGGTCTGGTAACCACTTCCCGGTTAttgtaagtttaaattttgagaaGCGATTAACAATTACCGGTAGCCACCAAGATCAATAAGGTTAGGTTAATTTTCCATAAACTATTTTTCAATCGATGGTTAtgggtaatttatatttatatttatccatagcttcaaatgataaaatattaccatataggtatttattttttaatttagcttgTCCTGAACCATTTTATAAAGTggatatttgttttgtgtaaattaaagaaaaactaaaattttccgaaaaaaacataaatggaAAAAACCGTTTCCGAAGTGGTTACTGGTAATTTTGAAGTATTAAAACCGCTTCCAAAACGATAACCGGTAACCACTAATTCTAAAAACCCCTAAAACCGGTAACCGCTTACGGACAATTTTTTTGGTCCTACCGGACCCGGTAACCGAATTTTTCATAAGCGGTTTCATGCCCTGCTTTAAATCAATATACTAtagatttatttagaaaatatccacaatttaatatatatatacatataatccAGTCGAGCATCCGGAGTTGTAATTCAACAATACGGGTTTTGTTTATTAAGtaaaacttatatggaaatttcGAATTTGGGGACTGAAACCGAAACAAAAAGAACCGATTCTGGAACCCAATAGCCCTTAAAGTATTGGTAACCAGGACCTAAATGGGactaaatttatgttttaaaataggtaACCAAAGATTCTCatcggagcgatgaatgtattgattttacaatggtgtgatttttttgtatgttgtcatcactttttaggacagtaaaattgTTCTTCGACAGCATCTTTACggttaggaaagtgaatctagttggtactttggaggttCAAAAAGATTCCCAATATAGTTTTCAAAGGCATCAGGAAAACCAACCAGTTTTCGAAaatatcgattttgttttttagtgttaatctaaaaaaaattgcctcATAtgcttgaaattttcactgaatgttgatattaacattttttatgcaccatacaatttttgaaatattgcgACTCTATTTATcaagttttattagtttttttttaaattaataaaatcagtaaaaaatttttgttctatcaaaaaatttgaaaatgtaataaaacgtaatcataaatttttgtttgtgaaaattaataaaaagctttttaaattaaaattgtctataaCCAATGCATTTTTCATGATATTCagactaattttaaattatttatttaaataattaactttttagtttttattataatatatgtatattgtatgtataatactatatattatatttttttattgtaagtgaattataatgtatttcctataggtacatatattaatttttttagaggtAGTATGAGGATACATCAAGCATAAATAACCATGTTTTAATTCATATAatcttactttttaaaaaatgtcttacGATGGTTAacttacattaatataattaattaattgttattatattgttttgatttattcataaatacCATATGAATGATATGCAAATTATTAGTTAACATTGAATGTCCGTGATTCACTCGtactataacattttaactataatagcCTAGACACAAATTATGAACCTATTATTGCACTTTCATTATTCAGtcgtttatttataacaatattataactaatatagattgaacaaacttatttttaatatgtattaattatttaattatattaggtaggttagtattacaattaatatcaaTGATGACTGTGTATAttaaaagcatataatattatattatacaaccttgatataaatatatgaactaaataataattgtttaatgtactaggtatataatatacttattatattatattataataacttatattatgaatacttatatactataatatgaagtataaagtacaaatttgttattaattcaatttgttataattataaatgtatactaggACCTTCGACGTAATACAAATACCGGTGTGATATATTGCTTAGCTCGCCTAGGTGCAGGATTATGGTAGTCTCGTATctctttattaataaataacagtcATATTTACTTTTACAGAACAGCtgtgcaaaaataataattgtaatttaaagaaATCTTTTTTTACCGTGAACATGACAAATTATTCCGATAGCTGACGAGTGGtaggttttaaataaaatatgtacacacatataattatattaatagcacctatttatttttattccaagaCAAGACTATTGAAGCTGCATagaaatgaattattattatacattatttcacttgtcttataatttaatacattttaaattataatctcaatgtatttaatttaagaggatgtcagcgcactatttgttttctctctctggcctaCGCGGAACATAGACAagacgcatttacgcagaatcatttttctgtttttaagtaatcttagagaaaaatcacccattacaaaaaatgtagagaataatattttagaaggaatgacatatcgattctatattttattattatttgactttgtattcgatttcgataaaaaacataaaattgttgtaaatttaaacgatatttaaattgttttgaaacaatatttagacaaatcgatatgtcattccctcaaaaatattattctctatctttttttttaatgggtgattttactacaagattccttaaaaccatagaaaaaacaattctgcgcaaatgcgttttgtctatgttgcgtaTGGATCAgcgagagaaaacaaatagtgcgatGGCATCCTCTTAAGGAATATTTtactagtttttattattttccgtaGCATTCCAATTTCCAATGCAATACAGTCATAAGTCATGAAAACATTTTCATCAACTGACTTCTTAGAGATTTGTATAATTCACAActcaatttcaataattatgttttatacccGGGGTCTCCAATCTACGGCCTTTGGAACACTTCCGGCCCGTTATGTTTTTCGAACCGGCCAAGCAAGCTAATTATCGatgtattgaaattatattatattgagccttcattattttaaatttattaagaactataaataattcttatataatatcttcAATTTTATTACCTCTTTATAcctctctaaaaaaaattggccCACAATGCCAAAGCGAGTATCACGGATTTGGTCCACTGTAAAAAATGGTTAGAGACTGCTGTTGCTTGTTTTATACAGTTGGATAGTTTACTAACTTAATCTcttgaattttattttgagCGCTCACATAGAAATTTTCAATACTGAGTAGATTTTAGTTGGAATTGAAATATTtgaggtatacatatataatattacggtttatcgttaagtatattacaaaatacaaaacaacaaGAACACTCAGTACGTACTCGTAGAATATTAGCATGTGATAGGTAGAGATTACATACTATGAGATACATCGACGTATTTAGGCCGGGGCCCCCGAGGTATGTCCAAGTTAGGGGTGCGGGCAGgacttttatcattatattaaaaaaaatattaaacatttttttttattaaaattatattaatgttgaaaataatttgatttgtgtGAAAAAATGTACAACGGTGGCGTTTATTATCTTGTATGATATTGTTATCTAATTATATACGTCACTGGCTTTAGCGCTGTTCtaagaatattatttctaaGACTGCCACTATCATCTAGGATTCGCAACTCTATATTGTATTgatgaaaatattgtaatttgtacgtGTACGTCGGTCGTCTCCTTATAatcgttataagttataatttttattagatccTACAATcactatttaataatcaatatatttattataatttaatttctgtgtTAAAGTGGGCCTCGAATTTTCTCGCTACGCCACTGATgagatacataatacatatgaaTGACACTGCAGTGATATCACTGGCTACTGATAAATTTCAGAgtcttttaaaatctaaaaggaTAAttcctatttaaattttaaagtaactAACGTTAGATATACAATTATGTGAgcttataatatctgtattgACCTAAGGTTCTGCGgagtagataaaaaaaatatagttgtaaATGGATTACGTATGTGTgatatttctaatttaaaatcaacaatTCACAGTTTGTATTAATGCGTTTTTAGTAGCTACCTACCTAATCTAATAAGATGTAGGTTTGGTTACCACTATGAAAATACAGTTGAACagcttaatttattaaaaccaaaataatgaaaaaataaacaatttatcttgtgataacaaatatttcaacttagtcatatttgattaaatatgaaaagttgTAAAAAGGTTTTGATACCATTATTCTCAACTGttgatgatttatttaattttaataatactccTAGAATTTTCCACAATGAGCCAAATTGGAAAATAACAAATCACTGTTAAATATTTGATGGCACATTTTTAACTTCTCGTGTAGGTAGTACAggaaacatataattatttatttatgtagtgAGTAGGTTTGTACTGAACAAAGCAtagcatacataatatattaaaataatatttccaaacTATTATTGTACCTGCACcagatgaaaaataatacattttcttctGATAATTGGCCTGAAATAAgacattaaatgtaatattataataatgtgtatacataggtatattataatattttgtgatatgCACGTCATTTAAACAGCCTTACTCAATGTCCGAACTATTGAggaaaccataatattatgtatactagcCATTGTACAGGAATTATTGACTTCTCGCGTGGTTTTGATATGAGAACTAGTTTGTTGGAAGAAAAACTAATCGCACAGCGTTTCGTTGATGCGCGCCTTCAACAGTGTAAGTtcctgttattataataaaaaaaataataacatgttgAGCGTCCGCAGGTGGTTGACATGGTGCGCATGGTGTAAATAAATCATCGGATTAAGTGGGTGACCTCCACACGCGGCGGAACCATATAGAAAGACCGATCGGTCACgcgcattatatacattataatattataatacatatgttaaatacttaaatgttaataataagttGAGAATTTAATAGCAAAATGAGGTTCGttacataacataaaatacTAAGTAAAAGTATTGTGCGTTAAAATACGCGCTTCCTGTTCAAAAAACGTGTTCTTTACACGTCATTTTGCATTATCATATCGTGTTCTACGCGTGTTTGATTGCGGTTAAAATATGTAACACTAAATAACATCTACGCGTAaagatgttatattttaatgaagattttttataataaaactcaaaaatataatcgTCCACGaatatatgcagtaaaaattatactttttaattggtGATTATGGAACGAAGTGGATAAGGTGATTTTAACTGaaacatcaaacattttatagttgATATCTTAATAacatgttaataatatgtttgccgATGATTGATTTGCGTGATTTAAATGATTGATTCGCCTAAACTAATCCAACCTAGACGTAATACTAACACgttcaattaaaaaacaatcatTGAACTTTtcgagtaatattatttatacctacattagtTGGCCATCACTCGCAGCACTATTCTAAACATGTATTAACACCGAGTAGTTGGCGTGAGTCATAACATCAagctgtataatagtataaacaccaattattatttaatgattgagTGTAGGTAATAATAGAAATACTTGATATTaattgacaaaaattaattttgccaTTAGGTACcagtaaaatcaaaatcaagCCTATAACGTAAAATACATTGACTATAAAGATTTGGGAGATGTTATTTTGTGCCAATTTAATTACTTGTAATTTGcgccaaaatataaaaatataacatgtaaTTTGCACCACGACAGAAAACGAAATGGAATATGTAATTTGCTCCACACTTTCAACTTCAATTGTTGGAATTTACCAGCAGAAAAATGTACTGTTATCGCATaggatatacaataatacaaaccGACGTGtgtccaatataatattgttgtgttcTACTGATAATAAAGACATATTTCCGATTACGTCTAATCTAATGAAAACTATCAATGTATTGTTAAGTATAagtgatataataccattgtataagaaaaacgattctgagcgaagacggtcagtcagcctatgacattaccaagtatattttataaattatataagaatttgaactttaaatgattgtaaaaataaattgtgtctatgtgtttttaatatttttaaactgcaactgtcacaatatatcaggagccttatattaagtTTCACGCTAATTGacgcaacaaataaaattatattcacaattatagaaaaaaaaactaaaaaaattgaaaactgaaaatgtctctaaacagctcaaaacgaatcaatatattttgaaaactgtatcaagtatggtaattgataaaataaatatatggtgtaaatttcaagtatctacagttattcgtttttaaatcaaaacaaaataataaaatcactacttgagaaatcaagtgaatatccaatgttgtataaatttgaagttcaaacactcataaaaacctaatttaactttccggtagacatttttactttgataacttaaaaaacttataaggaatcttgttttaaattttcaagtcttagatttcaataaaaaaatgtttatgaattttaaactcaaaataatttgcacattttcgtaatttttacgtattttatcaaaatttgaactttaaagttttaaacccttataaaaaataattgagactatatatttttgggtatttttaaactaccattctaataatatattattagtcttgtattaaattttcaagctttttaacccaacgcataaaatttaattgacatttgtagaaaacaaaactaaaaaaattggaagctGACAAGgcagtaaacagctcaaaacaagacaaaatattttgaacattttatggtgtatagaaaattgtaataaaaacattcaatgaaaatgttatgtgtatctacggtaatttgttttaaatttacaccaaaaaccaattttgcgtaaaaattcctgcttttccttaattttatt
Coding sequences within:
- the LOC132951298 gene encoding uncharacterized protein LOC132951298; translated protein: MNFALKISFFSDHSGSAFGERLINGSYTGVLGEVVYDRADVSFNSRFLNDPMIHKPYHYTRNNGLDFICFIVPKAETLTRLQILWMTFTVEVWLCVAVTYALMTKSFQIFNKLNLSGGRKISDPFMTSLQVVLGMGVCSLPKHVAGRIFFVSCSVACFVIVILFQASMVTKLSTETSHKEIDTLEELDKSGMEIRTSLRYVRDALAIYSTTKSLANKINLEKDRQGYIASKFVFVARIMNLSLSKYSNFIGHFEQQGVALHIVRECLLKYYLTYAIAIDFPFLDELNDLLTRFQEAGITYKWKTDIQKLELVYYEPLNSNSSKGLKAYSLNDLWFAFVFLFVGYILSMIALMLEFIFKKFKK